The Vibrio chagasii genome includes a region encoding these proteins:
- a CDS encoding TfoX/Sxy family DNA transformation protein has protein sequence MTETAFINYVNQFGEHQKRSMFGGIGLFQNDAMFALLSEGCLFIRGGKSLDKKLADLDCEKYRHVKKQTTATVNYYDITDLFTCEHPELDSIIRTSIDNSIQQRSFKKSSASRRLRDLPNMQLTLERMVKKAGVDDVSMFMQLGAPEVFNKVRKAYGNDVDLKLLWKFAGAIDGIHWKLLQEPRKQQLLKSCH, from the coding sequence ATGACCGAGACAGCATTTATTAATTACGTGAATCAATTTGGTGAGCATCAAAAACGTTCTATGTTCGGAGGTATTGGCCTCTTTCAAAATGACGCTATGTTTGCCTTATTGAGTGAAGGTTGTTTATTCATTAGAGGTGGTAAGTCATTAGATAAAAAACTGGCAGATCTTGATTGTGAAAAGTATCGCCATGTGAAAAAACAGACAACAGCAACCGTAAATTACTACGATATTACTGACCTGTTCACATGCGAACATCCTGAATTGGATAGCATTATTCGTACTTCTATCGATAATTCAATTCAGCAGCGCAGCTTCAAGAAGTCATCTGCTAGCCGTAGATTAAGAGATCTTCCTAACATGCAGCTTACGTTAGAGCGCATGGTGAAAAAGGCGGGTGTCGACGATGTTTCTATGTTTATGCAGTTAGGCGCACCAGAAGTATTTAATAAGGTTCGCAAAGCGTACGGAAACGATGTTGACCTAAAACTACTTTGGAAATTCGCGGGTGCGATTGATGGTATCCACTGGAAACTATTACAAGAACCACGCAAGCAGCAATTACTAAAGAGCTGCCACTAA
- a CDS encoding response regulator, with amino-acid sequence MNKYLILCVDDEPEVLNSVLQDLAVFEENFIVEGAESVDEAKQVIKEMEQDGIKLALILCDHIMPEKTGIDFLIELNQHDSTKPTRKLLLTGQAGLEDTVTAINNAALDFYISKPWQGDQLRDTITQQLTDYVIANDKQLLNWTSVLDTERILTSMANKRTSFGE; translated from the coding sequence ATGAATAAGTACTTAATTTTATGTGTCGATGATGAACCAGAAGTGCTCAATAGTGTGCTTCAAGATTTAGCCGTGTTTGAAGAAAACTTTATCGTTGAGGGCGCTGAATCGGTCGATGAAGCAAAACAAGTCATCAAAGAGATGGAGCAGGACGGCATTAAGCTCGCTTTGATCTTATGCGACCACATAATGCCGGAAAAAACAGGTATCGATTTTCTTATCGAACTTAACCAACACGACTCTACAAAGCCAACACGCAAGCTGCTGCTCACCGGGCAAGCCGGGCTTGAAGATACGGTAACTGCCATTAATAACGCGGCCCTCGATTTCTATATATCCAAACCTTGGCAAGGCGACCAACTCAGAGACACCATAACTCAGCAGCTGACCGACTATGTGATTGCCAATGATAAACAACTACTGAATTGGACTTCGGTTCTAGATACAGAGCGCATCCTTACCTCGATGGCAAATAAGCGCACAAGCTTTGGAGAGTAA
- the panP gene encoding pyridoxal-dependent aspartate 1-decarboxylase PanP, translating into MVTEQKTADVSFDSLLRIFTVPEGPDSTLTQIEDKLSRNLNQFLREHIVAEEKPLREIEKDFSNAHIPEQPEFVSEHTEHLLDSLVSHSVHTSSPSFIGHMTSALPYFLMPLSKIMIALNQNLVKIETSKAFTPLERQVLGMLHRLIYQDDDAFYSRWMHSANHSLGAFCSGGTIANITALWVARNNALKAQGSFKGVEKEGLFKAMKHYDYEGLAILVSERGHYSLKKAADVLGIGQEGLVSVKTDNDNRICTDDLRLKIEQLKQNKIKPFAVIGVAGTTETGNIDPLRDIAEVCAESDCHFHVDAAWGGATLMSNNHRHLLDGIELADSVTIDAHKQLYIPMGAGMVLFKKPDAMTAIEHHAQYILRKGSKDLGSHTLEGSRSGMAMLVYAAMHIISRPGYELLIDQSINKARYFADLIKEQSDFELVSEPELCLLTYRYVPEVVKAALLKADPEQRVELNELLNELTKFIQKKQRETGKSFVSRTRLNPEAWAHQPIIVFRVVLANPLTGNEILSSVLEEQREISKLAPNLMGKITQLVTQINA; encoded by the coding sequence ATGGTTACGGAACAAAAAACAGCAGATGTTAGCTTCGACAGTCTTCTACGTATCTTCACGGTACCTGAAGGCCCAGATTCAACACTCACTCAAATTGAAGACAAACTTTCACGAAACCTGAATCAATTCTTACGTGAACATATCGTGGCTGAAGAAAAGCCACTGCGTGAAATTGAGAAAGATTTTTCAAATGCTCATATCCCAGAGCAGCCTGAGTTTGTTTCTGAACATACTGAGCATCTCCTCGATTCTCTTGTATCGCACTCGGTTCATACGTCTTCACCAAGCTTCATTGGTCACATGACGTCTGCCCTGCCTTACTTCTTGATGCCGCTTTCTAAAATCATGATTGCGCTGAATCAGAACCTAGTAAAAATCGAGACTTCAAAAGCTTTCACTCCTTTAGAACGTCAGGTTCTAGGTATGCTTCATCGCTTAATCTATCAAGATGATGACGCGTTCTATTCTCGTTGGATGCACAGTGCAAATCACTCATTAGGGGCGTTTTGCTCTGGTGGTACTATCGCGAACATTACTGCGCTTTGGGTCGCACGTAACAATGCACTAAAAGCACAGGGCTCGTTCAAAGGTGTCGAGAAAGAAGGCTTATTCAAAGCCATGAAACACTACGACTACGAAGGCCTAGCCATCTTAGTCTCTGAACGTGGTCACTACTCCCTGAAAAAAGCCGCTGACGTACTGGGTATTGGTCAGGAAGGTCTTGTATCAGTTAAAACAGATAACGACAATCGCATTTGTACTGACGACCTACGACTGAAGATCGAGCAGCTCAAGCAGAACAAGATTAAGCCTTTCGCCGTTATCGGTGTGGCAGGTACAACGGAAACCGGTAATATCGACCCACTAAGAGATATTGCAGAAGTATGTGCCGAGTCTGACTGCCACTTCCACGTGGATGCAGCTTGGGGCGGCGCGACTTTGATGTCTAACAATCATCGCCACCTACTTGATGGTATTGAGCTTGCTGATTCTGTCACTATCGACGCTCACAAGCAGCTTTACATCCCTATGGGTGCTGGCATGGTTCTGTTTAAGAAACCAGACGCAATGACTGCGATTGAGCACCACGCTCAATATATCCTACGTAAGGGTTCTAAAGACTTAGGTAGCCATACATTGGAAGGCTCTCGCTCAGGTATGGCGATGCTGGTTTATGCTGCAATGCACATCATCAGTCGTCCAGGCTATGAACTGCTGATCGATCAAAGCATCAACAAAGCGCGTTACTTTGCCGACCTGATCAAAGAACAAAGTGATTTCGAACTGGTATCTGAACCAGAGCTTTGCTTACTGACCTACCGCTACGTTCCTGAAGTGGTAAAAGCAGCCCTGCTTAAAGCAGATCCTGAACAGCGTGTAGAGTTGAACGAACTTCTGAACGAACTGACTAAGTTTATCCAGAAGAAACAGCGAGAAACAGGCAAATCGTTTGTATCTCGTACTCGCCTAAACCCTGAAGCGTGGGCTCATCAGCCAATCATCGTTTTCCGCGTAGTATTGGCTAACCCGCTAACGGGCAATGAGATTCTTTCTTCAGTACTTGAAGAACAGCGTGAAATTTCAAAACTGGCACCAAACTTAATGGGTAAAATCACTCAGTTAGTTACGCAAATAAACGCATAG
- a CDS encoding ATP-binding protein: MNQYAVICLDNNPVSIERIRTELAPLSRVFDIYTAENIEDAHHALEDIHDNHQTVALVITHHHSHFNGVQFLIELEQLPHSNTARTILVSASSDIQSILTALNEGRLNHCLTKPVQDQVLFKSAQKELTSFVIQYDSENLLSYSDALDQQRLLRAHIDQNIQSFQSGFIHDYHQLSDNALAERVFNALQEVFSKDDKTRAIRDYSPEHLLTVEGEDNRFLWLIIEGEVALYKKDELGQQREVVRHSKGNIVGGMSFVTGEPSFSTGITLTPTRVIKLDKESFAQVMHSNNTLLPLFTNLLLRHFNRRLQRSITNKIKLQQTLESLESAHQQLIEKEKMAVLGQLVAGVAHELNNPIAAIMRSIETLSEHLDQILENLAVPESNKGTEVLACSKLAKPLSTSQERQLVKHLASTIDDRALAKKAVRLNLSQDAKVLETLKESPVAGKELLNDLEHYHYVGNSIRSIQVCSKRIADMVKSLKSYAREDDELRHYTDIHEGIEDTLVIFENRLKHHQLENNYDTSLPPLLCQSLALQQVWTNLLSNALDAILERGKVSISTSQQTKDNQTFLVVQISDTGIGIAKENINSIFNPNFTTKKEGNFGLGIGLSISQQIVSAHQGFILVESEVGTHTHMQVWLPFKQEGAPHE, translated from the coding sequence GTGAATCAATACGCTGTTATCTGTTTGGACAATAATCCAGTTAGCATCGAGCGCATCCGTACGGAATTAGCTCCGTTGTCTCGTGTGTTCGATATCTACACCGCCGAGAACATTGAAGATGCGCACCACGCATTGGAAGACATCCACGACAATCATCAAACCGTTGCTTTGGTGATCACTCACCATCACTCTCATTTCAATGGTGTGCAGTTTCTAATTGAGCTCGAGCAGTTACCTCATAGTAATACAGCGAGAACCATACTCGTCAGTGCATCGTCAGACATTCAATCCATTCTAACTGCGCTAAACGAAGGCAGACTTAATCACTGCTTAACCAAACCGGTTCAAGATCAGGTTCTCTTCAAGTCAGCACAAAAGGAACTGACCTCTTTCGTTATCCAATACGACTCTGAAAACCTGTTGTCTTATAGTGATGCGTTAGATCAACAGCGCTTATTAAGAGCACACATAGACCAAAATATTCAATCTTTTCAATCAGGTTTTATTCACGATTACCACCAGCTCTCAGACAATGCGCTCGCTGAACGTGTCTTCAATGCCTTGCAAGAGGTCTTCTCTAAAGATGACAAGACCAGAGCGATTCGCGATTACTCACCAGAGCATTTGTTAACGGTTGAAGGAGAAGATAATCGCTTCTTGTGGTTGATCATTGAGGGTGAAGTCGCTCTCTACAAGAAAGATGAATTAGGACAGCAGCGAGAGGTCGTGCGTCACTCTAAAGGCAACATCGTTGGTGGAATGTCATTTGTGACGGGCGAGCCTTCTTTCTCTACAGGGATCACTTTGACACCAACTCGAGTCATTAAGCTAGATAAAGAGAGTTTTGCTCAGGTGATGCATTCCAATAATACTTTGCTGCCTTTGTTTACTAACCTACTGCTCCGTCATTTTAATCGCCGCTTACAACGTAGTATCACCAACAAAATCAAGCTTCAACAAACACTTGAATCATTGGAGTCTGCACACCAGCAATTGATTGAAAAAGAGAAAATGGCCGTGCTTGGGCAACTTGTCGCTGGTGTCGCGCATGAGCTTAATAACCCCATAGCGGCAATTATGAGAAGTATTGAAACGCTATCAGAGCATCTAGACCAGATACTCGAGAACCTCGCAGTTCCCGAATCCAATAAAGGAACAGAGGTGCTGGCGTGTTCAAAATTAGCCAAACCGCTCTCCACTTCTCAGGAGAGACAACTGGTAAAACATTTAGCATCGACCATAGATGATCGTGCCCTAGCAAAAAAAGCGGTGAGATTGAATTTAAGCCAAGATGCTAAGGTTTTAGAGACCCTAAAAGAGTCCCCTGTTGCGGGTAAAGAGTTACTCAACGACTTAGAGCATTACCATTACGTCGGCAACTCTATCCGATCCATTCAAGTTTGTAGCAAGCGCATTGCCGACATGGTTAAGAGCCTAAAAAGCTATGCACGTGAAGACGATGAGCTTCGCCATTACACAGACATACACGAAGGCATCGAAGACACTTTGGTGATCTTTGAAAACCGCTTAAAACACCATCAACTTGAAAACAACTACGACACCAGCTTACCCCCTTTGCTCTGCCAATCACTGGCGTTGCAACAAGTCTGGACCAACCTTCTTTCTAACGCACTCGATGCCATTCTAGAGCGAGGCAAGGTTTCTATCTCCACTTCACAACAGACTAAAGACAATCAAACGTTTCTAGTGGTGCAGATATCAGACACTGGCATCGGAATCGCTAAAGAAAACATTAATTCTATTTTCAACCCTAATTTCACGACCAAAAAAGAAGGTAACTTCGGTTTAGGGATTGGGTTATCTATTTCTCAACAGATTGTTTCGGCCCATCAAGGATTTATTTTGGTGGAGTCTGAGGTTGGAACCCACACTCACATGCAAGTATGGCTGCCGTTCAAACAAGAAGGAGCACCTCATGAATAA
- a CDS encoding MurR/RpiR family transcriptional regulator — MNTLEKIQKNLENFSKSERKVAEVIMASPQTAIHSSIATLAKMADVSEPTVNRFCRRLDTKGFPDFKLHLAQSLANGTPYVNRNVEEDDGPDAYTHKIFESTMACLDVAKNSLDAMQVNRAVDLLTQAKRISFFGLGASSAVAKDAQNKFIRFNIPITCFEDIVMQRMSCINCSDNDVIVLISHTGRTKSQVEIANLARENGATVIAITAKDSPLDKASSLSISLDVPEDTDVYMPMASRVVQMTVIDVLATGFTLRRGSGFRENLKRVKESLRDSRYEKYSQF; from the coding sequence ATGAATACATTAGAAAAAATACAAAAAAACCTGGAAAATTTCAGCAAGTCTGAGCGTAAAGTAGCCGAAGTAATTATGGCTTCCCCTCAAACTGCAATCCATTCTAGCATTGCTACCTTAGCTAAAATGGCTGACGTAAGTGAGCCTACAGTTAACCGCTTCTGTCGTCGTTTAGACACAAAGGGCTTTCCTGACTTTAAACTTCACCTAGCTCAAAGCTTGGCGAACGGTACACCTTATGTGAACCGTAATGTTGAAGAAGATGATGGTCCAGATGCTTATACGCATAAAATCTTTGAATCAACTATGGCATGTCTAGACGTTGCGAAAAACAGTCTAGATGCGATGCAAGTGAACCGTGCGGTTGACTTGTTGACTCAAGCAAAACGCATTTCGTTCTTCGGACTAGGTGCCTCTTCTGCCGTAGCGAAAGACGCTCAAAACAAGTTTATTCGTTTTAATATCCCAATCACGTGTTTTGAAGATATCGTGATGCAACGCATGAGCTGTATTAACTGCAGCGATAACGACGTTATCGTTCTTATCTCTCACACAGGCCGCACGAAGAGCCAAGTTGAGATTGCGAACCTAGCTCGTGAAAACGGCGCAACGGTTATCGCTATCACAGCGAAAGACTCTCCACTTGATAAGGCAAGCTCACTGTCTATCTCATTGGATGTGCCAGAAGATACTGACGTTTACATGCCAATGGCAAGCCGCGTTGTGCAAATGACGGTTATCGATGTATTAGCAACTGGCTTTACATTGCGTCGTGGCTCAGGTTTCAGAGAAAATCTAAAGCGTGTCAAAGAGTCACTTCGTGATTCACGCTACGAGAAATACTCTCAGTTCTAA
- a CDS encoding HDOD domain-containing protein, producing the protein MNHLSFFWLPQNKALLLKGLESEFAQLVGHSISAGKITLPPIPNVVLKIQKLCTLESTGIAEVAECLLEDPGLTAIVIRVANSVVFNRRNITCVDIMTAVSRLGILRVRDIVTAQAIEQLKHSVDLNKECNQLLIQSASVSKELGATMVLVTNGFKEIAPAEYRYLEHEKSLLVGLLADIGLFCLVSEYHLYLENGNYLDHDIALQIFQGQCSATSKLVLKRWGFDSDFIDVCSNTINKQEEREVSYLDIARIANHLLMFRNKDENIDDHEVELNVTGAEVLYNLSNLSKHDFNAKLNDVINASGF; encoded by the coding sequence ATGAATCATTTATCGTTTTTCTGGCTACCACAAAACAAGGCGCTTCTTCTTAAGGGCCTAGAATCAGAATTTGCCCAACTTGTTGGACATTCCATCTCAGCGGGAAAAATAACCCTTCCTCCTATCCCTAACGTTGTACTTAAAATCCAAAAACTTTGTACTCTGGAATCGACTGGGATAGCCGAGGTTGCCGAGTGCTTGCTTGAAGATCCAGGCCTTACAGCCATCGTCATTCGAGTTGCAAACTCGGTTGTCTTCAACAGACGCAACATCACCTGTGTCGACATTATGACGGCCGTTTCACGCCTGGGCATATTGCGTGTTCGTGACATCGTGACTGCACAAGCGATCGAACAACTCAAGCACTCAGTTGATTTAAATAAAGAGTGTAACCAGCTATTGATTCAAAGCGCTTCTGTCTCAAAAGAGTTAGGCGCAACCATGGTACTTGTGACCAATGGCTTTAAAGAGATCGCTCCTGCTGAATATCGCTACCTTGAACATGAAAAGTCTTTGCTAGTTGGTTTGTTAGCCGATATTGGGCTGTTCTGCCTAGTAAGCGAGTACCACCTATACCTTGAAAACGGTAACTACCTCGACCACGATATCGCGCTTCAGATTTTCCAGGGCCAATGTTCAGCCACCAGCAAGCTAGTACTCAAGCGTTGGGGCTTCGACAGCGACTTCATTGACGTGTGCAGCAACACCATCAACAAACAAGAAGAACGTGAAGTTTCTTACTTAGATATCGCACGTATTGCTAACCACCTACTGATGTTCAGAAACAAGGATGAGAACATCGATGATCACGAAGTTGAGCTCAACGTGACAGGTGCAGAAGTGCTTTATAATCTAAGCAACTTGAGTAAACATGATTTTAATGCAAAGCTAAACGACGTGATCAACGCTAGTGGCTTCTAA
- a CDS encoding lysine exporter LysO family protein → MFTGMIFIFAPLVVGYLFSISNTQTLEFINRSTSRLIYVILALMGLSLAALDNLGNNLQTILLYTVTFFVCLSVCNLMALPAIDKVLPLKTNSSQKKLPLSSMAMESAKLILVVGSGLIAGLVLPISLHWVDTASEWILFVLLFFIGIQLRNSGLTLRQILLNKHGMVIAVTIIITSMLGGVIAAYLLDIPLFKALAMSSGFGWYSLAGILMGDAFGPVYGGASFMLELLRELVALVLIPVLIRNYPCTSIGYAGATAMDFTLPVIQTTGGVRCVPIAIVSGFILSLLVPILMLFFVSLAN, encoded by the coding sequence ATGTTTACAGGGATGATCTTCATATTTGCTCCACTTGTTGTGGGGTATCTATTTTCAATTTCAAACACCCAAACGCTAGAATTCATTAACCGCTCTACATCGCGTTTGATCTATGTAATTCTAGCGCTGATGGGATTAAGCCTTGCCGCGCTTGATAATCTTGGTAACAACCTACAGACAATCCTTCTTTACACAGTCACTTTCTTTGTCTGCTTGAGTGTTTGTAACCTGATGGCATTGCCCGCGATAGACAAAGTACTGCCACTCAAAACAAACAGTAGTCAAAAGAAGCTGCCCCTTTCTTCGATGGCAATGGAGTCTGCCAAACTCATTTTGGTTGTCGGCTCAGGCCTTATCGCAGGACTCGTTCTGCCTATCAGCCTTCATTGGGTCGATACAGCGAGTGAGTGGATTCTATTCGTTCTTCTATTCTTCATTGGCATCCAGCTGCGAAACAGCGGGCTGACCCTGAGACAAATCTTGCTCAACAAGCATGGCATGGTCATCGCTGTCACGATAATTATCACCTCTATGTTAGGCGGTGTTATCGCTGCTTACTTGCTGGATATTCCCCTGTTTAAAGCGCTAGCCATGTCTTCTGGTTTTGGCTGGTACTCTTTGGCTGGAATACTAATGGGCGATGCGTTTGGTCCGGTCTACGGCGGAGCATCATTCATGCTTGAGCTACTGAGAGAGCTTGTCGCGTTAGTTCTGATTCCAGTGCTCATTCGAAACTATCCATGTACGTCTATTGGTTATGCCGGAGCTACCGCCATGGACTTCACTTTGCCTGTCATTCAAACAACAGGCGGCGTTCGCTGTGTGCCTATCGCGATTGTTAGTGGATTTATATTAAGTCTACTCGTGCCCATTTTGATGTTGTTCTTTGTATCTCTTGCTAACTAG
- a CDS encoding iron-containing alcohol dehydrogenase — protein sequence MFQFMTSTKIIFGDGALSASLSLFNQYGYSVLLVTGSTLERTSIVTDYLDAQSMRYQHIAVTGEPNIKMVEEAAISARRFKPDMVIAMGGGSAIDMGKALAAVLPNQGNLYDYVEVVGRNVPLKTKPLPFVAIPTTASTGAEVTKNAVLKSGQDQVKISLRSPDMLADVAIVDPTLTYGTNLYLSGRGAMDAFTHLMEAYVCGDPNPLTDMICEEGLRKLSGSVVQACVYDEPQARSDLAFASMLGGMAITNAKLGAAHGLASALGGKISAPHSVITARLAPFVMLENIEVAREHQRSDILERYQRVAQIVTGKAQASAEDAIQWLSEVLDTLKLPSLLEFGVCEAQFEEVSADALKSVAIKGNPLPLNQERLIHILQQVCEKCDCGERRGAEALKHQDEESSMVESSFTIINSYASENSVVEKGNSWTI from the coding sequence ATGTTTCAATTTATGACATCTACAAAGATCATCTTTGGTGATGGAGCACTTTCCGCTTCATTGTCTCTCTTCAATCAATACGGTTACAGCGTACTGTTGGTGACAGGTAGCACATTAGAGCGCACATCCATTGTCACCGATTATCTAGATGCTCAAAGCATGCGCTATCAACACATCGCAGTTACTGGCGAGCCTAATATCAAAATGGTCGAAGAGGCCGCGATATCTGCACGACGATTTAAGCCAGATATGGTGATTGCTATGGGCGGCGGCAGTGCGATAGATATGGGGAAAGCGTTAGCAGCCGTACTACCTAACCAAGGCAATCTCTATGACTATGTTGAAGTGGTTGGACGTAATGTGCCTCTCAAAACCAAACCACTGCCTTTTGTTGCCATTCCCACAACTGCGAGTACTGGTGCTGAAGTCACCAAGAACGCAGTGCTTAAATCAGGGCAAGACCAAGTAAAGATAAGCTTAAGAAGCCCAGACATGCTGGCTGACGTAGCGATTGTCGACCCGACTTTGACTTATGGTACTAACCTATACTTGTCAGGGCGCGGCGCAATGGATGCCTTTACTCACTTGATGGAAGCCTATGTATGCGGAGACCCAAACCCATTGACGGATATGATCTGTGAAGAAGGGTTGCGTAAGCTCAGCGGTTCCGTGGTGCAAGCGTGTGTTTATGATGAACCGCAAGCACGCTCTGATCTGGCATTTGCTTCCATGCTTGGTGGTATGGCAATCACCAACGCCAAGCTAGGTGCCGCGCATGGTTTAGCGTCTGCATTGGGCGGAAAGATATCGGCTCCACACAGCGTGATTACTGCTCGGTTAGCCCCATTTGTGATGCTAGAGAATATTGAGGTCGCGAGGGAGCATCAAAGAAGCGATATTTTAGAGCGCTATCAAAGGGTTGCTCAAATAGTCACGGGCAAAGCACAAGCCTCGGCAGAGGATGCCATTCAGTGGTTATCAGAAGTACTCGATACGCTTAAGCTACCAAGTCTATTAGAGTTTGGTGTTTGTGAAGCGCAATTCGAAGAGGTATCGGCTGATGCACTTAAGTCGGTTGCTATTAAAGGGAATCCATTGCCATTGAATCAAGAGCGTTTAATTCATATTCTGCAGCAGGTTTGCGAGAAGTGTGATTGTGGCGAGCGCAGAGGTGCCGAGGCGTTGAAGCACCAAGATGAAGAGTCTTCAATGGTGGAGTCGAGTTTCACGATCATCAACTCTTATGCCTCAGAGAATAGTGTGGTGGAGAAGGGGAACAGCTGGACCATTTAA
- a CDS encoding DUF945 family protein: MEQLRKIGAIGGAISLALCWPLAVGQIGQNAITDGVAKLNNSSIQAEIVEYDRGYLSSNVTTRITVTDENLKEQLAIDGLPSEFVVNSAVSHGLVSLNAVSTLDNADILPLTLTTSTELNGNTDFDFELSQFNHQGTDENGTSVSITKSNLTGHATVLGQVDYQLSIPSVQIDFETGEEVTLSNLKGTGSGQQAKGYWLGTQNFTIDSFLISDSAMQPFMTIENSTYDFESHLDEATKRLRSNLKLYIANIETSEGQVNNLNVDFEMSKLDSESFEKIFEIYQSNPVLTQEDVAEIIPFIDILFAKGFDLSMNNMSLELGKGQFESKWLVSVPEGTENISSEPSMIMPALTGNLHSSFSNGLVEEYPFIREGIDELIVMEMIKETDKGYEISADLKNGNLVFENGQEIPLIALLMPAFVQ; encoded by the coding sequence ATGGAACAGTTAAGAAAAATTGGCGCAATTGGCGGCGCAATCTCATTGGCTCTTTGTTGGCCTCTAGCGGTTGGGCAAATTGGACAAAATGCGATTACTGATGGCGTTGCAAAACTTAACAATTCGAGCATTCAAGCTGAGATCGTTGAGTACGATAGAGGTTACCTTTCTTCTAACGTAACCACTCGCATCACTGTGACGGATGAAAACTTAAAAGAACAACTTGCGATTGATGGCTTACCAAGTGAGTTTGTCGTTAATAGTGCGGTTAGCCATGGTTTGGTTAGCCTTAACGCTGTTTCGACGTTAGATAATGCAGACATCCTGCCACTGACTTTAACGACGAGCACAGAGCTGAACGGCAATACGGATTTCGACTTCGAGCTAAGCCAATTCAATCATCAAGGTACTGATGAGAATGGCACCTCGGTGTCTATCACTAAATCTAACCTTACAGGTCATGCGACTGTGTTGGGCCAAGTGGATTACCAGCTTTCTATCCCTTCTGTTCAAATCGATTTTGAAACGGGTGAAGAGGTGACACTGTCAAACCTGAAAGGTACGGGTTCAGGCCAACAAGCTAAAGGTTACTGGCTAGGCACGCAGAACTTCACGATTGATAGTTTCTTGATTTCAGATTCGGCAATGCAGCCATTTATGACTATCGAGAACTCAACCTATGACTTTGAATCTCACCTAGATGAAGCAACTAAGCGTCTACGCAGCAACCTTAAACTGTATATCGCTAATATCGAGACGAGCGAAGGGCAAGTGAACAACTTAAACGTTGATTTCGAAATGTCGAAACTCGACAGTGAGTCGTTCGAGAAAATCTTTGAGATTTACCAGTCTAATCCTGTTCTGACACAAGAAGACGTTGCTGAGATCATCCCATTCATCGACATTCTGTTTGCTAAGGGCTTCGACCTTTCAATGAACAACATGTCATTAGAGTTAGGCAAAGGCCAGTTTGAATCGAAGTGGTTAGTGAGTGTTCCTGAAGGTACAGAAAACATCAGCAGTGAACCTTCAATGATCATGCCAGCACTAACGGGTAACCTCCACTCGAGCTTTTCAAACGGACTGGTAGAAGAGTACCCGTTTATTCGCGAAGGTATTGATGAGTTGATCGTGATGGAAATGATCAAAGAAACAGACAAGGGTTACGAAATCAGTGCTGACCTAAAAAATGGAAACCTAGTGTTTGAAAACGGACAAGAAATTCCACTAATTGCACTACTTATGCCGGCTTTTGTTCAATAA